The genomic segment CTATCAGCCTCGCAAATTAATTCAATTAATTTTTTACGCCTTTGATTTTCAGTAAATTCATCTTCTTTGTAACCTAAAATGCTTAGACACCCACTACTTACAAAATCTAAAATATATTCTCCATTTTCTATTTTGCACGTATATACTCCTCCTGGTATATTGGATGTTAGAGATTGTAGCCTTCTATTTTTTTCTTCTATATGCTTTTTATTCTTTTCTATAGTATCCATCAATCCATTAAATGCTGTTGCTATTTCTCCGAATTCATCCTCCTTATTATATATAAATCGATCATCCATATTACCTTGTTTTATCTTTCTAATTACCTCCAATAATTTATATATAGGCTTAGAGAAATAATTAACTATAAATAAATATGATACTGTTATTAATAGTGAAATAATTATAAAAAATGCCACAGTATTCTTTATAGTTCTCTCAGTTGGCGTCTTAAATTCTGATAATTCAATTGCACTTAATACTATCCAGCCAGTATTACTAATCCTCGAATAATATCCTATTTTTTCAGTGTTATTAATTTTATATTCGATTATTCCATTAGGTGTACTATCAAAATCTATCTTTTCCCACTGCTCGTACAAATTATTAGGAACATTTATCTTTTTTATATTTTCTTTTATATTATTGCTAGTTCCAGCTGCAACAGCGCCATTTTGGTCCATTATCAGTATTCTTCCAGTATCAAAAAAGCTAACATCGTTTACAAGTTTTTCAAAATAATTCATATTCATTATATTAGCTATAAAACCTTGGTATTTGCCTCCTACAAATATAGGGCTTGCAATTATCGCACTTTTGGCTCCATCATTAAAATCTTCTCTTTCTATAATGTTTGTTACAACAACTTCGTTTTGCTTAAGCTTCTCAACTTCATTATTAGGAATCATAGCCTTCTTATTTATGAACTCACTATTATCACATGCAATAATTACACCCTCCTTGTCAACAAGTACCTCTCTACTTAAAAAAAATTCTTCTTGCATTCTACCAGCCAAGATTTCATTTAAAACTTGTATATCATGCCTTTTATCTTCTAAATCTTCTTTATTATTTAATGCAGTTAATATTTTTTTTACTATTGGTATATTGGTATCATTATTAAGATTACTAATATTCTCATCAAAAAAAGCTTTTAAGTGTATAGATTGATCCTTAGAAAAAGTTTCTACATTCTGCTTAGTTAATTCTAAGTTTCTAGTATTAAAATTTGAAATACATATGCTTGTCGAAATAATTGCAGGAATTATTCCCCATAATATAGATAAAACTATAAACTTTCTTCTTATATTCATCTTTCACCTCATTAATATATCATTAATAGACAAATTATATATTAATTTTATCAGATTTTATAATTATTTTATACATATTATATTAATTATTGTGTTTTTTTGTAGTTATAAACAAATTAATATCAATATTTCATTCTTCTTTATCATTTAATCATTATTTCGAAACGTTCTATATCAGAATTTTGCAACTTAGACTATTGTTCTATAGCAAAAAAAATACACACCTCATATTTCATGATTAGAGATTTTGGTTTCAATAAAACCTTAAGCACAATAAAAGTTTATGTGCCTTATTCCTAACCACTCAGTATGAGTTGTGCATTTCATATATTTGAACTTTAAAATATATTATTGTCTTTTATTCTACGATTACACCAGTATTATTCATTTTTTTATTAATACAAATATATAATCATTAGTCTCTAATATATTTATTAATTGTAGCTGCTCCTTCTTCATTTGCATGATAATAAACTCTTAAATTGCCTGCCTCATCCATATCAAACCTTGTTTCTTCTAAAAGTCCATTAGCTTCTGCTGTCATTAGAGCTGAAATTACAGCATCTCTTTTAAGGGCCTTAAATTTACCATACTCACCTTTTAGAGCTTCAATAACGTCTTCTGCACAAGCTTCAGGTACTTTCGTAAAGTATTTTAAAATAGCATAATTAAGTGGTTTCATACTATCTTACCTCCTTTTTTCTGAATAAATCAAGCGGATTCATTGCAATTACTAATATACCAACTATCATTAGTACTGCTGCTCCCCAAGCGATTGGAGGTAGAGACCATCCATCTATTCCAAAGATTACACCAAGTAATATCCAACAGCAAAATGGTCCCCAGAATGAATATGTACCATTACAAGCCATACCAAGTGCAGCACCACACATACTATTGCCTTTATACCATGTCATAAATGAAATAAATGCACAAAGGCCACTTGCAGCAAACCAAATCATAGCAGAACCACTTGTAAATGCTTGAGCCACAAGCCCTGCTGAAATATTAACTCCACCTGCTATCATCCCTAAAATAGGAATGAATATAATTAAATTTGAAAGACCTGCTGTTGCCTGACGAATGGTAATACCTATCTCTGAATCAATCATAGATGTACCATAGCCAGCTACACAACCTTCAAAGCCCCATCCAAGAGCCGCGATGAAAGCAATGCAAATACCTAATAGCATACCTTTTGGTGCATCCCCTGTAATACCTGTACTTCCAATCATAAAGCTTGCACAAACACAGATAGCAATACCCAATATCATACGTTTATTTAATTCCTGCTTGAATAAAATTCTACCTAAAATAGCACCAATAGCTGGACAAAGGGCAGTAATAGGAATAACTATTGACCCTGCCATCTGAAGCCCAATAACATAAGCCGTGCTAGCAATAGGTCCTCCTATAAGAGCTGCTAACATCATTACACGACCTGGGGTAGTATTAACACATCTTAAGAAATCTCCAAACTTACCTTTAATAATTGCATAAATCACTGCCCATACAGCGCTGCAAACATCATTTACTGCACTTCCAAGTGCCCCTAATAAATACGTAATAACAAAAGCTGATAAACCAGCTGAATTTACTCCTGTCCAATCTCCCCAAACTCCTTTAGTCATACCCAAAGTTAGAAATGCTGAGTAAAATCCATACATGAGACCTGAAAATAAAGCTATTGTAATACCCTTTTTAAAAAATTGTGCCGATAATTTCCTTTTTGCAATAACCGCAGCTTCATTAACTGTGGTATTTTCTATAATATTTTGCATCAAAAATCTCCCCCTTAAATATAACTTCTTATTCGTATAATTTTAGCGTTTTCTACCTTATAATAATCTTCTTAAACTAAATTATTTCTTAATACTATATAATAAACAAAATGAATATATATTAAACTTATTTACGCTTTAATTTCAAGTTCATTTTGTGAACAAAGTTATATTATCATTGTTCATCGTTCAAATCAATATGTTCACACAAAAAATATTATAAATTCTCATAAAAAGATTCAAACTAATTTATTCTCATTCATATTTAAGGGATTAATGAAAAATCATGCCTTTGAAAGCGCTATATCTTTAACATTTTACATGTCAATCCCCAACAGCACTCACAAACGCATGATTCTAACTTAAGAGTTATCTAATAAATAATATCCTATTAATGCCTTATTCAATTCTAATTATCTTTTAAGCTTGAATTTCAAAAGTAATTTGTCTGCCAGCTCAAAAAATACCTGATCCTTAGTAAATATAAGAATTCCAGCATATATTAAGCCACATGCAAAAACCTCCACTACGCATCCAAAAAGTATGTTATGTATAACAAGCTTTATTCCAAACGTTATAGGAATGAATATCAAAGAATAATAGAAATACTTTATATTCTCGTAAGAGAACAAATGTATATCTAATTTTATAACTTTCTTAACCAGCCTATATTCTAAACCTATTACAATAAGATTTGCTAAAAGAGTTGTACTTATAGCAGTAACCATATTAAATGTTCCTGTTAGAAATAATGTTGTATTAAAAATCAAATTAAGTATTCCTCCAATTAATACTAACATTGCATCATACTTTTCTTTTCCGTGAAGATATATTATTTGATTCGCTATTACCCCTTCAACTCCAACACTCAACATATGGATTGAAAATATAACCATAACCGGAACTGCTGCTAAAAATTCTGGTCCTCCAAAGATATATATAGCCTCTTTGGAAAGGCACAAAAGACCTATAGATGCTGGAAATAAAATCAGAAAATATATCTTTATAACCCTTTTTAGTAAGACCAAATACTCACCTTTAGATTCATTTCCCAAGTAATTAGAGAGCCTTGGCATAGTAACTTGGATAACTGTTAATAGTAGTGTACTTACTATAGTAGTTACCCTCTGAGCCATATAATAATATCCAACATCGGTAGTCCCTCCAATACTGTCTTTTAGCATAATCTTATCAAGCTGAGTATATAAAACTCCTGTATTAGAAAGAATTACAACGTAAAACATAGGTTTTAAATGTCTAAAAAATTCAAGATTAGAAAAATCAAACCTTACTTTTCTTTTTACATATACGAAACTTATTATATTATTTATAAAGTTAAATCCTATAACTAAATATAAATAAAACAAATAATCTTCTTGTTTTCTAACAAATAGCAAAATCAATGCAGAATATACTATTCTAACTATCATTGTTTTAATAGCAATGAAATCATAATTTTCTAATGCTTCATTAACCCACTCCACATAAAAAAGATTAAATACCAAATTAAATCCCATAACTATACATGTATAAAAATATGGTTCATTTTTATAAAAAATAGCTACAAATATCATGTATGCAGCTGAAGCTAGGATATTAGTAACACTTGCAAAAAGAAACAAGCTCGTAAACGTTTGTCTAAGTTTAGCCTTGTCATCACGAACTTTACTTATTTCTCTTAGTCCATACTGGTAAATTCCAAAGCTTGCGAATATTAAAAAATAAGCAGTTAGAGAATCTCCATATCCCATATAACCATATAATTCTTTACCAACTGATCTAGTAACTAATGGAATTACCAAAATCGGCAATATTATGTTAAATAAGTTAAGCATTGCTTTGAATATCGCATTTTTTGAAATAGATTTAGCCATTTGTTTGCCCTCCATATACGTATTCTAATCAACAATGCACATTTAATGACCTTTGAGCGCACTGCGATAAATTAGAAATTATTTTATTAAAATGCACAGTTACAATTGAATTTATTTCTACTTAACAAGTTATTGACTTCGCTTAGCGCTTTTTTTATATAAGTTCTTGGTTGCGCTTCGCGCTTTTTTTATATGTGTATATTTTTCGCTTTTTCAATTGTACATTCTAGTTTATTCATTGTCAATTCATATACAAATTCTATGGAAAGTGTTGAAAATTTATGGACTTTTTTCTTACTTTGAGTTATAATCAAACTAACAATTGTTAGTTTGAAATTATAAGATAATAATAGTGGAATATTATGCTTATTTCTCAAACTCTAATTATAATTTATATGTATTTGTGTTTGATATATATTAATATAAATTAAGCACTTTAAAGTTATGCAATAATATTTTTGTGAGGAGTTTTTATGAATACAAGAGAAAAAATTATATCTGAATCATTAAATCTTTTTTCAAGGAAAGGTTTTGATGCAATATCTGTTAGAGATATCGCCAAAGCAGTTGGCATAAAAGCAAGCTCTCTTTATAATCACTTCAAAAATAAGCAAGATATTTTTGATACTATAATCCAAAAATATTCAGATCTAGTAAATAAATTTTTGAACAGTATCAAAATTAGGGATAATTCTGATGAGAATCTTCCTAATAAAACAAATTGGTTATCTGACGAATACTTTTTCAAAAAAAGTTCATACATTTTTAATTTTTACTTAGAAGACGAGAATATGATTAAATTCAGAAAATTGCTGACAATAGAGCAATGTAACAACTCTAAACTTTCAGATTTATATAATAAAATATTTATTGATGATATATTAGATTTTCAAACTGACGTATTTTCAAAATTAATAAGTTCAAACGTATTTATAAAAAAAGACCCTTATACATTAGCACTTCAATTTTACTCCCCAGTTTTCTTACTATTTTATAAGCACGAAAACTTAACTGATAAAGAACGTAGATTCTTAGAAAATCATATTTCAGAATTCAAAGACACATATATAGTGAAAGGATGATCACTTGTGAATGTAATTGTCATTTATGATAACTCAAGCGAGACAAATACATATAATTGTGTGCAACTCTTGCTAAATGCTCTTAAACTTAATATTGAATTAAAAGTCACGGAATTTTTCTTATCAAAAGATTATATTTACAATGGACGTCTTTCTTATCCCGATATTGATTCAAAAACTGTTAATGGTATGGAGTACATCATAAATTCATTAGATAGCTCTGATTTACTTATAATAGCTTCTCCAGTATCAAAATGTGATATTAGCAATGAAATGAAACTGTTTTTGCACAGACTATCTTGTTGTTACCTATTAAGTAGCTCAAGATCCCAAATAAATGATAAAATAGGATTGTCCATATCAACAACTTCTGGTGCTGGTCTTTTTTATACATCTAAAATTCTAAAGAGAAATCTTAATTCATTAGGAATAAAAAACACTTTAAAGTTTTGTAGAACTCTTTATGAGATAAGTTGGGAAGATGTGAGTTTAAAAACTAAAATGAGAATACATAAGGATATTTTCAAACTTTCCTACAAAATATTAGGCCTACATAATCGTACATACAATAAGAAAAGATCAATTTTAAGAAAAGTGATTTTTTCAAAAGATAATAACGCTCTTATAGATAGCAGCCCAAATATTATACAATTAAGTTCCTGGAAATATCAATCTCACTTGCATAATAGACATATTCAGTAGCCTTTTAAACATATATTTTTACATAAAAAACTACACAAAAATATACCTTTATCAAAATAAGTATATTTTAGTGTAGTTTTTCATATTTCCATATTATATTTTGCTTTTATATCATTAAATTATAATTTAAGTGCGTTTTTCAGATATGCTAGATCCTCCAATGAATCTATTTCAAATATATCATTTGATTGTATCTTTTCGATATGCACTTCCATGTCCTTAAGATTATCTACAGCAATACTATCCCAATATAAATCTCTAAAGTCTCCTTTGTTTATTGCTTCTTCAACTTTATTAGAAATAAATTCGCCATCTTTAGCAGTCCAAAAAGATGCTCCTGACATTATAAAATCAGGTTTATCTCCTTCTTTTCCAATTTCAACACTATGTATTCTGCCATCTTCATCATATTTCAAAATCCACTCACCTATTATATTTTCTTTACAAGCTGAATAATATAATGATGTTTTCGGTTTACTTTTAGGTAAGAAATTCCTTGTGATATAGTTATCTGCGTCAATTACAAATGCATCCCTAAGGTATTGCCTAACTAAATACATAGTATATATATTATTATAGATATCGTATTTATCATTAACTACTTTGATTAAATTATATTTCTTAACTATATCATCAAACTTTTCATGGAGATATCCAGTTAATACTATAATCTCGTTAATCCCAATCTCCTTTAAATTTATTATTTGCCTTTCAAGTAAAGACATCCCATTGACTTCTATTAAAGATTTTGGAGTATTTTCGGTTAATGGTCTTAATCTAGTTCCCATACCCGCTGCCATTAAAATTGCTCTCATATCTACTTTCTCCTCAGCTAATTAAAAATATATAAATCATCTTAAATTTCAATACATATAAATAAACAAATTATATCCTAGGCTTATGTGATATCTAACCAGAATTATAAATTCGATTTATAATTAAAGTTTATTTAAATATTCCTTAGCTCTATTATATCTATCTATTCCATAAGTACCAAAATCGTCTCCTTCTGCTTCCTTGATCAATGTCCAAACAGCCCATAAGAAATCTTGGCATATTTGATGAATTAATAATCTTCTTCTTGAATCTTTATCAGCATCTTTTCCTTTAAAATATAATCTAAACATTAACTCTATATCATCTTCTGAAAATTCATTTTCTAAAGAAAGAGCTGCCAAATCCCACATATCATCGTTAATCCCGCTGTATTCCCAGTCGATTAAATAAATTCTGCCTGCAGTATCCTTAACAAAGTTCTCCGAAACCAAATCATTATGAGATGGAACATATACTCTGTTGCATCTATTTAGCTCTTCTTCAAGAGCCATAACCTTTTCTCTTACTTCAGCATAATCCTCAAAAAAGTCTCCATTATCTTTTCTTAAAATCCCTTCATATTTTTCAAGTTCTCTAAACATACTGAACTCATTATCCATATGAAAATCAGTACATTCATGCAGGTCTCTTAAGATAGCTGTAACTTGTTTTAAGTTTTCTTCTTTCTTAATACTTCTATGAGTTAAAGTTTCTGCATTTTCTATAAACCTAGATATTTTAACTCCAGTTTCAAGATTGAAATAAGGTACTTCTACATTATAGCCTTTCTCAGAAGCAATCGCCGAATTAAACATTTCTGTGTTTCTATTAATCATTTGCTCTGTTCCAACACCTGCTACTCTTAATATGTATCTATCACCTTTAACACATATTTTATAATTTTTATTTGTCATACCACCTGCTGGCTCAACTTCTGTAATATCTTCATCTGTTACCTTTAAAGATTCTCTAACAATAGATTTTATGTTGCTTATCTCATAACTTAACTCTCTTCTTCTTATAGTTGGATAAAGATAATTCTTGATTTTTTCATATTCTTTAGAACTATCTGCATCCCCCCATGCAAGATCATCTATTTTAACAAAACCGATATTATAATTTCTAGCAACATCTAAAAGTACATATTCATAATTTAAATACGGATTTACATTCCCCTTAAATTCTTCAAGCATCATTGTATATAATTTATATGATATCTTAGTAAGTCCTATCATTTCTCCATCAATTCTATTAAATTGATGAATATCTTTGGACATCTTAAACAAGTGATTATCCCTTATTTCAACAAATGCTTCATCACCTGATCCACTTTCATTTGTAAAAAGAATACAATCACGATTTGGACTTTCCGCTAATTCCTTAATAGCTCTTTTTTC from the Clostridium beijerinckii genome contains:
- a CDS encoding diguanylate cyclase — its product is MNIRRKFIVLSILWGIIPAIISTSICISNFNTRNLELTKQNVETFSKDQSIHLKAFFDENISNLNNDTNIPIVKKILTALNNKEDLEDKRHDIQVLNEILAGRMQEEFFLSREVLVDKEGVIIACDNSEFINKKAMIPNNEVEKLKQNEVVVTNIIEREDFNDGAKSAIIASPIFVGGKYQGFIANIMNMNYFEKLVNDVSFFDTGRILIMDQNGAVAAGTSNNIKENIKKINVPNNLYEQWEKIDFDSTPNGIIEYKINNTEKIGYYSRISNTGWIVLSAIELSEFKTPTERTIKNTVAFFIIISLLITVSYLFIVNYFSKPIYKLLEVIRKIKQGNMDDRFIYNKEDEFGEIATAFNGLMDTIEKNKKHIEEKNRRLQSLTSNIPGGVYTCKIENGEYILDFVSSGCLSILGYKEDEFTENQRRKKLIELICEADRERVMRDIREQISKYGKYTVEYRVKRSDGVNVWLLDNGQIVENSYGKLFSYSVVINITESKTKITQEELRMSEERYRIIMSQTEDAIFEWNIPKDTVYFSGNWENKFSYKSVVNNVSEIIYKTDYIYNDDIKNFGKLLNGIIYGDTYKEAEIRIKKNTNEYIWCKIRITAMFDGNGDIFKAIGIIIDIDEEKRENEKLLFKAQRDSLTSLYNKGTVQNMIEEYMKSAKKGDSGALFVVDLDNFKAVNDNLGHLAGDFVLTDISLMFSEIFKEDSIVGRIGGDEFVIFLKNITSEELLIEKAKDLMNGFRSNNTDEVLSQKVSGSIGIAKYPEHGNSFKELFINADKAVYLAKSKGKNNYCIFEEN
- a CDS encoding NAD(P)H-dependent oxidoreductase; the encoded protein is MNVIVIYDNSSETNTYNCVQLLLNALKLNIELKVTEFFLSKDYIYNGRLSYPDIDSKTVNGMEYIINSLDSSDLLIIASPVSKCDISNEMKLFLHRLSCCYLLSSSRSQINDKIGLSISTTSGAGLFYTSKILKRNLNSLGIKNTLKFCRTLYEISWEDVSLKTKMRIHKDIFKLSYKILGLHNRTYNKKRSILRKVIFSKDNNALIDSSPNIIQLSSWKYQSHLHNRHIQ
- a CDS encoding oligosaccharide flippase family protein, yielding MAKSISKNAIFKAMLNLFNIILPILVIPLVTRSVGKELYGYMGYGDSLTAYFLIFASFGIYQYGLREISKVRDDKAKLRQTFTSLFLFASVTNILASAAYMIFVAIFYKNEPYFYTCIVMGFNLVFNLFYVEWVNEALENYDFIAIKTMIVRIVYSALILLFVRKQEDYLFYLYLVIGFNFINNIISFVYVKRKVRFDFSNLEFFRHLKPMFYVVILSNTGVLYTQLDKIMLKDSIGGTTDVGYYYMAQRVTTIVSTLLLTVIQVTMPRLSNYLGNESKGEYLVLLKRVIKIYFLILFPASIGLLCLSKEAIYIFGGPEFLAAVPVMVIFSIHMLSVGVEGVIANQIIYLHGKEKYDAMLVLIGGILNLIFNTTLFLTGTFNMVTAISTTLLANLIVIGLEYRLVKKVIKLDIHLFSYENIKYFYYSLIFIPITFGIKLVIHNILFGCVVEVFACGLIYAGILIFTKDQVFFELADKLLLKFKLKR
- a CDS encoding TetR/AcrR family transcriptional regulator; the protein is MNTREKIISESLNLFSRKGFDAISVRDIAKAVGIKASSLYNHFKNKQDIFDTIIQKYSDLVNKFLNSIKIRDNSDENLPNKTNWLSDEYFFKKSSYIFNFYLEDENMIKFRKLLTIEQCNNSKLSDLYNKIFIDDILDFQTDVFSKLISSNVFIKKDPYTLALQFYSPVFLLFYKHENLTDKERRFLENHISEFKDTYIVKG
- a CDS encoding winged helix-turn-helix transcriptional regulator, encoding MLEDRIEILKTLNDNFNINQRELAKRTNISLGKVNAVLKEFTMDGFIDRITNNRGTLYKVTEKGMKFLEENIASAKSTRLKIHEEEKKIVKQAVILAAGKAEEFGKPVGMLDIEDFRLIDRTLNILKENGITKTVIVTGYESQYYEEAFKNSKNIILVKSDTYKWTGTMHSLSLAKDYIDDDFLLIENDLIFEKRAIKELAESPNRDCILFTNESGSGDEAFVEIRDNHLFKMSKDIHQFNRIDGEMIGLTKISYKLYTMMLEEFKGNVNPYLNYEYVLLDVARNYNIGFVKIDDLAWGDADSSKEYEKIKNYLYPTIRRRELSYEISNIKSIVRESLKVTDEDITEVEPAGGMTNKNYKICVKGDRYILRVAGVGTEQMINRNTEMFNSAIASEKGYNVEVPYFNLETGVKISRFIENAETLTHRSIKKEENLKQVTAILRDLHECTDFHMDNEFSMFRELEKYEGILRKDNGDFFEDYAEVREKVMALEEELNRCNRVYVPSHNDLVSENFVKDTAGRIYLIDWEYSGINDDMWDLAALSLENEFSEDDIELMFRLYFKGKDADKDSRRRLLIHQICQDFLWAVWTLIKEAEGDDFGTYGIDRYNRAKEYLNKL
- a CDS encoding sugar phosphate nucleotidyltransferase, with product MRAILMAAGMGTRLRPLTENTPKSLIEVNGMSLLERQIINLKEIGINEIIVLTGYLHEKFDDIVKKYNLIKVVNDKYDIYNNIYTMYLVRQYLRDAFVIDADNYITRNFLPKSKPKTSLYYSACKENIIGEWILKYDEDGRIHSVEIGKEGDKPDFIMSGASFWTAKDGEFISNKVEEAINKGDFRDLYWDSIAVDNLKDMEVHIEKIQSNDIFEIDSLEDLAYLKNALKL